CCCTTGTTGTAAAACAGATCGCTGGTGAAGAGAATTCCTTCATCGGGCAGATAGACCACCGTATCGCCCTCGCTGTGGCCGCGCTCCATGTTGGTGAGGATGATGGTGCGCCCGCCCAGCTTCAGCGTCAGACCCTGGTTGAAAAACATCAGCGGGAAGCGGATGGGACGCGGTTCCGACTCCAGGGCCTGATAGGTCTGCCAGGACATGAGCACATCCTTGCCCGGCGGAAAATCCAGGTCGATGTAACTGTAGCCGCGATGATGATGGCAAAGAACAAAGTAGCGGATAGGGTTGGGCGTGATCCCGGCCACCGCCGACATCAGGTCGCGGAGGGCCTCGGCGGTGAAATGCGCGCCCGCCACCACCACCACGTCGCCCGCCTCGACGACGAACGCGTTGGAGGAAGCCCGGCCCCCCGGTTGGGCGATGGCCGCATACACGCCCGCGTCGAGTTTCTCCATCTGATAGCTGGAGGCGTCGGCCCAGGCGCCGGACGCCCCGGCAAGCAGCAGCAAACACAATAAAAGCGCAAAAAAACGCATGAAGTCGGCCTCGCGATGAATGGGTTAATCTGCCAATTTTAACAGGGCCGCGCCCGAGGCGACAAGGCTTTCCGGAATCTTGCCCCGGAGTTTTTGCTGTTGCAATTCCCCTGGGGATGGGCTATACAAGGCAGTCCAAGCGCGATTAGCTCAGTTGGATAGAGCGTTGGCCTCCGGAGCCAAAGGTCAGTGGTTCGAGTCCACTATCGCGCACCAATAAAATCAAGGGGTTACGGCATCTGCTGTAACCCCTTGTTCGTTGTGGGACGCAACGCCGGCAGCGCCGAAAATAGCCGGAATTAGAAGACATGACTGGCCGCACGGGGCACTAATTCCGAATCCGGGCATAGATCCCTTGCATTATTAAGGCTGATTGGCGGTAATGCCGCTATCGATCCTCGCGCGTATGCCACAAACGCAGCACATAGATCGTGGATTCTTGAATTTCGTAACGCATCTCATAATGGCCGATGAGAATCCGGCGGATTTCGCGCGGCTCGAATTCTTCGAGTTTTTCGCCTATTCGCGGGTTTGCCAATAAACTGGTCGGGGCACTCGTGAGCACCTGCACAGTGCGCGCGGCCGCTTGCTGGTTGACCGGGGCCAGAAAATCATAAAGGCGCGCAAGGTCGGAAACTGCCTTGCTTGTCCACTTCAACTCCCTCATCGCGGCACGGGCAACGGCTTGTCGGTGTTCAGGCTTTCGGCCCAGGCTTGCACGGCCTGGTGGTCAATGACGCTGCCGGCATCCACGTCGGCCAGGGCCTCCCTGGTCAAGCGGCTGCGCTCTTCTTCCTGGTCGACCCAGGCCGACAGCGCTTGCTTCATAACCCAGCCGCGGGACCGATCGAGGCGCTCGGCCATCTGGTCGACCTTTTCGGCCAACTCGATGGGAACGTGTGCCGTAAAGACTTTGGTTTTTGTTTGTGCCATGGCTCAACTCCTCTTCCGTTTTGCATTTTATTAAATTTAAATCGTAGTGATTAAGGGTGATTTTGTCAAATATGTCATCTAGAACCATACGTTCAGCGAAACCGACCTCGCCATCATCCGCCAGCGGCGAGGGCCTTGGTTCGCCCCGCTGCG
This window of the Geoalkalibacter sp. genome carries:
- a CDS encoding MBL fold metallo-hydrolase, whose amino-acid sequence is MRFFALLLCLLLLAGASGAWADASSYQMEKLDAGVYAAIAQPGGRASSNAFVVEAGDVVVVAGAHFTAEALRDLMSAVAGITPNPIRYFVLCHHHRGYSYIDLDFPPGKDVLMSWQTYQALESEPRPIRFPLMFFNQGLTLKLGGRTIILTNMERGHSEGDTVVYLPDEGILFTSDLFYNKGAGFLGDGSMQDWVLALEFLERLRADKIVPGYGMVGDRNDLTEFKNYLRAFLSEVLRLIEEGHSLEEAKKLFSLPRYEHYAGFRQFLEGNLEHAYNDLKQNLGQ
- a CDS encoding type II toxin-antitoxin system RelE/ParE family toxin codes for the protein MRELKWTSKAVSDLARLYDFLAPVNQQAAARTVQVLTSAPTSLLANPRIGEKLEEFEPREIRRILIGHYEMRYEIQESTIYVLRLWHTREDR
- a CDS encoding CopG family ribbon-helix-helix protein — protein: MAQTKTKVFTAHVPIELAEKVDQMAERLDRSRGWVMKQALSAWVDQEEERSRLTREALADVDAGSVIDHQAVQAWAESLNTDKPLPVPR